Within Oncorhynchus keta strain PuntledgeMale-10-30-2019 chromosome 3, Oket_V2, whole genome shotgun sequence, the genomic segment tctccctccctccctccctctcgtcctctctctcatttctcagCCAGTGTCCAGGTAGCTGTGACAAAACCGTCTGATTCAATCTGATTACTCTACGGGGTCTCTAATGGCCCGTTAGTAGATGACATCTATTAATTGGCCCCTCAATGATTTATTTCTCAACAGCAAAGCAGCGTTTTTCAATACAGCAGCTGTGGTGATAATCACTATGATGGCTTAGTTTAGCTCTGTGCAGTAGGGATTGATATGTGTGGTGTGTAagcttgtgtgcgtgcgtgtgtttgtacaACACAATCTCataaactctgtgtgtgtgtgtgtgtgttttgtcctccATAGAAACGCAGAGCAAATGCAGTCGTGGATCACGCGCATCAACACGGTATCAGCCATGTTCTCAGCACCACCCTTCCCTGCAGCCATTGGTTCACAGAAGAAATTTGCCCGACCGCTGCTGCCAGGCTCCACCTCCAAACTGTCACAGGTACCCGCCTCCGTACCATGTCCTCATATCACCAATCACATTTACCATACCACATCACTACCATAATTGAAAACATCCCTGAAGGCACTCTTCAAAATGAATGAATAAATGCTATTATTTTAAATGTCCACAAGGATGATTAAAGGACAAAACTCGCAATGATCTCAGAAataatgtataggcctacagaGGTCAAACTAGTGATGATCATGTGCTGGGAGAGAATACATGGCCCTCTGGTGACCTGGGTGGTGAACTCTGACCCTAAGTATCTGTGCTTACAGGAGGAGCAGGTCCAGTCCCATGAGGCTCGGTTCCGGGCCATCTCCACTGAACTGGCTGAGCTGCGCTCGTATCCTCCAGATCGAAAGGTCAAAGGCCGTGAGCTGGAGGAGTACCGCCAGCGGGACGAGTACCTGGAGTTTGAGGTGAGCCCGAGGCGACAGTTCAAAGGCTACAGgaaaagaaaataaagaaattgGAATCAAGTCAAGCGTTAAGCAATTATGCAGCACTGCATTTCTGCCTCGCTCACtttctcagtcctctctctcactctctctcccttcccccctcttcctctccctctctctctccctctccctctgtccccctctgcctccctcccctccctcttctgtAATGTAGAAAACGCGCTATGGTACCTACGCCATGCTACTGCGGGCCAAGATCCGCTGCGGCGAGGATGACTTGTCCGTATTCGAGGCCCAGATCCTGGAGGACAATGGCCTGCAGCGCGCCCACTCCAGCCCCACACTGCAGGACAGCAGCCAGGCCAGCCAGGCCTCCCAGGGCAGCAGCACCAAGGAGCCGGTGGGCTGCAGCGGTATAGGAAAAGGCTCCAAGCgcacagagggccagagatacAGCTACCGCCAGGCCGTCAAGAAGTGAGTCAGGGCGGGGTGCTGGGTGGTGATGACGTGGCAGGCTTGTCTCCCTGCGCAGGTTATTTGAGATCCGGGTGAGGGGGGGTTATAGGAGCTTGAAAAGGAGCGGGGTGAGAGTTTACTGTATACACCACGCCCCCCTCCCATGGAGCCCCCATCCAGCACCCCCGATCTCCTCagccagtaggggaggtgcagagGTGCAGGTCCTATGACTGGCGCGGTCACTGGCCAATGCCAGCGGTGTGTTgggacatgagggagggaggagcattgGAGAGGTCATGGAGCTTGGACAGGAAGTATTTGAGAGAAGGTTTTCTGGATACACTAATAGACTGTACTATACCATACGGTAAGACAGAGGGTCCTCCTGTAAGCGGTAGCTCCGCCGTACAGGGACTCCCATCCAGCATCCTTTCCTTCTAATTCTTTGAGGTCACCTCTCTCACAAACACTTCTACCAACCTTTTTTCTTGACGTTGTTTTTTCTGATTTGGGACCAAACATGTTTACATGTTTGACACCTTAAGTCTCCGATGACTGTTCTGTTGATTTCAACATGTGTTACAGTACTGTAATACTGCAGTAAGAGGAGTTAGACCCTAGACTCATTGCAGTTCCATTTTTTTCCACAACATCAGGGTGTGTCCACATTCCATGAGGGAGCCTAAACACTAGAGTACTTGCAGTTCCTGAACTTTTCTTTGGGGCAAATATGGCAGCAACAAGGTGGCTCTAGTGGATCCGTAATGGCAGTGCACTATGCATCAGGATCAGCAATGGAGGTTCAGTTGCAACTCTTCCTCCTGGCCCGAATCAGGgcgagggcagaggagagactgAGCTCTCATGACTTCAGACACTCCACTCTCTACACATTCTCACTCTTCTCCCCTCTCAGAGAGGGGGTAACTGTGGCTCCCATCTCTATCCTATCTCCCAAATGGGTTGTCAGTGTGGCGGATGTCATTTGAGACAtgtcattataaactgggtggttcgagccctgaatgctgattggccgacagctgtggtatatcagaccgtataccactgagtatgacaaaacattgatttttactgctctaattacgttggaaacctgtttataatagcaataaggcagcTCGGGGGatgcgtcgtgcctaagaacagcccttagccgaggtatattggccatataccacacccccttgtgccttattgcttagtTGTACTGCATCATCCTCTCAGCAAGAGAGACCCATGGTTTCTTTCCTTTCCCTTAAAGGGGCACTCTGCGATTGATATATACCCATTGACTCTTGAATAATATaacgtacagtggggagaacaagtatttgatacactgccgattttgcaggttttcctacttacaaagcatgtagaggtctctaatttttatcataggtacacttcaactgtgagagacggaatctaaaacaaaaatccagaaaatcacattgtatgatttttaagtaattaattagcattttattgcatgacataagtatttgatcacgtaccaaccagtaagaattccggctctcacagacctgttagtttttctttaagaagccttcctgttctccactcattacctgtattaactgcacctgtttgaactcgttacctgtataaaagacacctgtccacacactcaatcaaacagactccaacctctccacaacgGCCAAGATCTGtgggctgtgtaaggacatcagggataaaattgtagaccttcacaaggctgggatgggctacaggacaataggcaagcagcttggtgagaaggcaacaactgttggcgcaattattagaaaatggaagaagttcaagatgacagtcaatcaccctcggtctggggctccatgcaacaCCTCatctcgtggggcatcaatgatcaggAGGAatgtgagggatcagcccagaactacacggcaggacctggtcaatgacctgaaaagagctgggaccacagtctcaaagaaaaccattagtaacacactacgctgtcatagataaaaatcctgcagcgcacgccagctccccctgctcaagccagcgcatgtccaggcccatctgaaatttgccaatgaccatctggatgatccagaggaggaatgggagaaggtcatgtggtctgatgagacaaaaatatattttttgggtctaaactccactcgtcgtgtttggaggaagaaggatgagtacaaccctaagaacaccatcccaaccgtgaagcatgcaggtggaaacatcattctttggggattattttctgcaaaggggacaggacgactgcaccatattgaggggaggatggatggggccatgtatcgtgagatcttggccaacagcctctttccctcagtaagagcattgaagatgggtcgtggctgggtcttccagcatgacaacgacccgaaacacacagccagggcaactaaggagtggttccgtaagaagcatctcaaggtcctagagtggcctagccagtctccagacctgaacccaatagaaaatctttggagggagctgaaagtccgtattgcccagcgacagccctgaaacctgaaggatctggagaaggtctgtatggaggagtgggccaaaatccctgctgcagtgtgtgcaaaactggtcaagaactacaggacacgtatgatctctgtaattgcaaacaaattttctgtaccaaatattaagttctgcttttcttatgtatcaaatacttatgtcatgcaataaatgctaattaattacttaacaTTTTTACAAtgtaatttttttgtttgttttagattctgtctctcacagttgaagtgtacctatgataaaattacagacctctacatgctttgtaagtaggaaaacctgcaaaatcggcagtgtatcaaatacttgttctccccactgtatatatgcctcatgagcttagttcaactgttgtaccccatcagaaccccaaatataaaTTTGTTTTACTCCTTTGTTTGTAAACAGTGTAATTGTAAACAAAAACAGAATCTccacaaaacatggttaaaactacgTTTCTGATATCATTGATGGTTAGTCCTTGTATCCATAGCGCTGTCCATGGATGTGAGaggggttacatttctccagttccatccctcagctgtttaccaaatcaGTGGCAGGGTAGATGCTTTGTATTGTTGAATCGCAGAGTGCCCATTTTTAATAACAGTTGATACTACTCCTACCTAGCCAGTTGCTTTAGCTTTGTCTTGTGGTGGGCTTCTGTTCTTCTTTCTTACTTCTCTGGGCTGCACTTTGTTTTTTTCTCAGCATGTCTGCATTGAGCTCAGCTTTTTCTTTTATGCCTTTTTCTTCTTCCTGGAAAAAAAGAGAGCAGCAACTGTTTGGGTTGTGTTGTATTTTTATTCACGCTGTTGTATTGACATGTCCTCCCTGTTACTCCCTGACATGTCCTCCATGTTACTCCCtgacctgtcctccatgttactccctgacctgtcctccatgttactccctgacctgtcctccatgttactccctgacctgtcctccatgttactccctgacctgtcctccatgttactcCCTGACATGTCCTCCATGTTACTCCCtgacctgtcctccatgttactccctgacctgtcctccatgttactccctgacctgtcctccatgttactccctgacctgtcctccatgttactcCCTGACCTGTCCTCCATGTTTGACCTCCTCCAtgacctgtcctccatgttactccctgacctgtcctccatgttactccctgacctgtcctccatgttactccctgacctgtcctccatgttactccctgacctgtcctccatgttgACCTGTCCTCCCtgacctgtcctccatgttactccctgacctgtcctccatgttactccctgacctgtcctccatgttactccctgacctgtcctccatgttactccctgacctgtcctccatgttactccctgacctgtcctccatgttactccctgacctgtcctccatgttactccctgacctgtcctccatgttactccctgacctgtcctccatgttactcCCTGACATGTCCTCCATGTTACTCCCtgacctgtcctccatgttactccctgacctgtcctccatgttactccctgacctgtcctccatgttactccctgacctgtcctccatgttactccctgacctgtcctccatgttactccctgaccatgtgacctccaTGTTACTCCCTGACCTGTCCCCCTGACCTGTCCCCCATGTTACTCCCtgacctgtcctccatgttactcCCTGACCTGACCTGTCCCCCTGTTTGACCTGTCCCCCtgacctgtcctccatgttactccctgacctgtcctccatgttactccctgacctgtcctccatgttactccctgacctgtcctccatgttatcCCCCTGACCTGTCCTGTTACCCCCACCTGTCCCCCTGTTACCCCTGACCTGTCCCTCCTGTTACTCCCTGACATGTCCTCTCCCATGTTACTCCCTGACCTGTCCCCCTGTTACCCCCCTCCATGTTACTCCCTGAGCTGTCCTCCACTCCCTGTTCCCCCTACCCCCTGACCTGTCCTCCCTGTTACTCCCtgacctgtcctccatgttacccctgacctgtcctccatgttactccctgacctgtcctccatgttactccctgacctgtcctccatgttacctgtcctccatgttacctgtccctgacctgccCTCCATGTTACTCCCTGATATGTCCTCCATGTTACTCCCTGACCTGTCctccaacctgtccctgacctctCCTGTTACTCCCTGACCTGACATGTTACTCCCTGACCTGTCCCCCATGTTACCCCCTGACCTGTCCTCCCTGTTACCCCTGACCTGTCCTCTCTGTTACTACTCCCTGACCTGTCCCCATGTTACCCCTGACATGTCCTCCCTGTTACTCCCTGACCTGTCCCCCATGTTACCCCCTGACCTGTCCCCCATGTTACCCCCTGACCTGTCCTCCTGTTACCCCCTGACATGTCCTCCATGTTACTCCCTGACCTGCCCTCCATGTTACTCCCTGATCTGTCCTCCATGTTACTCCCTAACCTGTCCTCTCTGTTACTCCCTGACATGTCCCCCCTGACCTGTCCTCCCTGTTACCCCCTGACCTGTCCCCCTGTTACCCCCTGAcctgtccctcctgttacccctgACATGTCCTCTCTGTTACTCCCTGACCTGTCCCCCCTGTTACCCCCTGACCTGTCCCCCTGTTACCCCTGACATGTCCTCCTGTTACTCCCTGACCTGTCCCCTGTCCTCCTGTTACTCCCTGACCTGTCCCCCTGTTACCCCTGACATGTCCCCTCTGACCTGTTCCCTGTTACCCCTGACCTGTCCCCCTGTTACCCCCTGAcatgtccctcctgttacccctgACATGTCCTCTCTGTTACTCCCTGACCTGTCCCCCTGTTGACCTGTCCCCCTGTTACCCCTGACATGTCCTCCCTGTTACCCCCTGACCTGTCCCCCTGTTACCCCTGACCTGTCCCCCTGTTACCCCCTGACATGTCCCCCTGTTAACCCCTGAcctgtccctcctgttaccccctGACCTGTCCCTCTGTTACCCCTGACCTGTCCCCCTGTTAACCCCTGAcctgtccctcctgttaccccctAACCTGTCCTCTCTGTTACTCCCTGACATGTCCCCCTGTTAACCCCTGAcctgtccctcctgttacccctgACCTGTCCCCCTGTTACCCCCTGACCTGTCCCTCCTGTTAACCCCTGACCTGTCCTCCCTGTTACCCCCTGACCTGTCCCCCCTGTTACCCCCTGACCTGTCCCTCCTGTTAACCCCTGACATGTCCTCTCTGTTACTCCCTGACCTGTCCCCCTGTTACTCCCCCTGACCTGTCCCCCCTGTTACCCCCTGACCTGTCCTCTCTGTTACTCCCTGACCTGTCCCCCTGTTACCCCCTGAcatgtccctcctgttaccccctGACATGTCCTCTCTGTTACTCCCTGACCTGTCCCCCCTGTTACCCCCTGACATGTCCTCCCTGTTACCCCCTGACCTGTCCCCCCTGACATGTCCCCCTGTTACCCCTGACCTGCCCCCTGTTACCCCCCTGACATGTCCTCTCTGTTACTCCCTGACCTGTCCCCCCTGTTACCCCCTGAcctgtccctcctgttaccccctGACATGTCCCCCTGTTACCCCCTGACCTGTCCCCCTGTTACCCCCTGAcctgtccctcctgttaccccctGACATGTCCTCTCTGTTACTCCCTGACCTGTCCCCCTGTTACCCCCTGACATGTCCTCTCTGTTACTCCCTGACCTGTCCCCCCTGTTACCCCCTGAcctgtccctcctgttaccccctGACATGTCCTCTCTGTTACTCCCTGACCTGTCCCCCCTGTTACCCCCTGAcctgtccctcctgttaccccctgacatgtcctctctgttactccctgacctgtccctcctgttaccccctGACATGTCCTCTCTGTTACTCCCTGACCTGTCCCCCCTGTTACCCCCTGACATGTCCTCCCTGTTACTCCCTTAATCTCTGTGTATATGTATAGGGCACTTGTTTATAAGACCTATTTAACACTCACCAGGCAGACCCTGaatgttcttgtttttttatatatatttttacagtaTTTTACAATAGTCTGTCGGACATGCTCCTCTTCCTCTTGTGTACTGTTGTAAGCGTCATTGTACGATGAAATATCAAGAATATTAGAAGTATTTTATTCATATTCATAGTAAACTTATGGCAGACGTTTTATAATAACCTGCCAGCTACTATATTAAGCTTATATTGTATcatacattatacagtatatgtacTTTTACAATATATCCTGGTGAATATGCATAAAATAAACATACAGAGTTGATATTATACATTCCCTGTATTTAAATGTCCTGAAAGTGTTCTGTGATAATCATGTGTTTTTACGTAGTATTCTTCTGTATGTAAAGGGGCAACAAAGGCACCAGCACAATCTGAGTATTATCTAAAAGCCTATGTTTCTATCAAACAATGATGAGACTGGGAAAGGAGACCTAGCAAAGTGGGACAGTGCCACAATCAATTCCCATCATGATTTCAACTCTCTGGTCTGAATTATtttgaagagagcgagagaggcattCTCCCTTAAATTGTTTGCATGATTTACTTTGAAGGTAGTTGTTACTCATGTCAGAGAGTAATTTTTTGCTGTTGTTGCTACTCAAAAAAAAACAGACATGGAATAATGTAACAGGTGAATGTGAAACGTGGAATGTGAGAGGATTGCCTTGCAGGGGAGCGGCAATGCATTTACTGGCGAAATATGTATGGAAGCTTATCCATATGTATGGAAGCTTATCCATACCAGATCCTTAATCAATGTAAATAAAAATAATCGACATAGCCATTCCTTGACATACCTTCAGTTTCAAACATTCACTGGAGAATGTCATATAGTTGCGTAATATGTTTGAAGGATAGACATTTTCTACTCAGGCTTTCAAACGTCGCCTTGAACAGCTGTGTTGCCAGCATCCTACCAGCAGAGAGAGCTGTTTAGCAGGACATTCAGTTAACTTTCAGCCATAACATTGCTGCCCCCGCACTGCACAAGCTTTTTAGGGTGGCCCATTCGCAGTCTCTGGCTAGGGAGTACTGCGGAGCTATCTGTGATCGTTGACAgatagttctgtgtgtgtgtgtgtgcgcgcgcgtgtgtgtgcgcgtgcgaaTGCGTACATCTGAGGAGATGTGTTTTTGTTCTGTAGCTTCGTGAATGTCATTGAATGCAGTATGCTGCGACCTGGCTGTTCTGCTGTAGGTTTGTGAATGTCATTGAATGCAGTATGCTGCGACCTGGCTGACCTGCTGTTCTACTAAGGAGCCTATTTAAGGAATGTGGCTGAGGAGGATATTCTAGCCGGCAGATTCATGTAATGTTTTGAAGCAGGAATGGTTTATCCATCGCATGTAGTTACCTTGCTGGAAAAAAAACATCTGTACAATTTTAGTACAGACAATTGAATGTTAAGTCAAAGTTTCACTTGATGTATTTTGCCTTGCGTCTTTTCCTATCTCACTTCAGCTATTTTTCCATTTGTCACCTTCCTTTTCCATGATCTCTTTCCACTCCAATCTCATACCGTCTCTATTTTTCCCCTtcactcatcctcctctctcgcGTCACTTCCTTTCCCCCTTGTCAGTTTGCTCTGCCCTCTGTCTCAGTCATCATCTCACTGCTATCACTCTCCTACACCATCTTTTGGGAAGCtgccttcatcatcatcatctgcttgTGTATATTGTTACTATTACTGATGACATATACCTTGAATTGTATTGTAACTTGATGTTACTGCTGTGATATTACTGCTTGGTACTTGTATTTACTGATAGTGTTTGACACTTGTGGCATATGTGATCAGGTTAGTCTATCACAGAAGGACATGTCACCTCGGGACATTGGAGGGTACAAGGTATGAGGGCCCTTTACATACAAATGGACGTTGTGTAGTTCAATCAACAGGTGAACCACACTGAAAATGTCATCTTCGACACACTATTTCTTCATATGTTGGGGTCTATGCAGTACGTGCCCTGTTCCCTCTGGCCCAGGCACTAACCATGAGGGAGAGAGGCACAGACAGTTTGATATGGTACGCTGTCTGTTGTACAGCAGTATGATAGTCAGGACTCCGCGTCAAGCTCAGCGAGCTCTCTATGCCCCACTCTGCCACCCCGCCCCCTCTGACGTTATCACAGAGCAGCTGCAGGGTCTCCATGGCACTGGTTTGCATGGAAACCGCTAGTTCCCTCCAAGTATGTCAAATGTGCCTATTTGATTGTGACATTTCCGGGAAATAAAATCTAAATGTTGGCTCCTTGATACTGAAATGAAAGCCTAGGTGTTACTGTATGTTTGACCCTTTCCCAGCCAGCACTTCTGAATGTGacatgtgtgtatatactgtatatatacagcaTGAGATAATATTATAATGGTCTGCTTTCCTTTGTATTATGTTTAGAGTATTTAATGAAAGGTTAATATATAGAACAACATTTTTGTCCTGCAGTTCATTGTCAtgatttttttaaaattataaagcTGAATGAAGGAAAAGTTGTTGTATTTCTGCTGTTTTCTGCTAATGTGTTGTAGACACCACACCAAGCCACCAATGCATTCAAAACTGTGATATAGTGTACTACAGTGGGGTTCTGACTGATTTCAGTTTTCTTAGACTGCTGCCAAGGAGAGACGTTTGAAATGTTTTTACTTGGATAGTTCTACTCATTTTAGCTGTACACGTGTCGACTTGCCTGTTAAAACCTCACTTCTTTAAGGAAACATTGTTTGTATATGAGCTCTTCTGGGGAGGCATAGCGGGGAAAATAAAAGTGTTTCAAAAAGTGATTGTTTGTGCATTGTTGTATTTTGTCAAATATCATAGTAAAACTACATAAAATAAGATACCACCACAAATGGAGCCAGTACTGGAACTCCAGAGgacatataaataaatacaaatgtttccCTCATTATGTTGAAATCACGACTTACACGATTTACATGGCCAAaggtggacaccccttcaaattagtgaattCAATTATTTTCAGCCACAAGtgttactgacaggtgtataaaatcaagcacaacGCCATGatatctccatagacaaacattggcagtaaaatggcccgtactgaagagctcagggactttcaatgtggcaccgtcatagggtggcaccattccaacaagtcagttcgtcaaatttctgcccagcTAGACCTGCCCTGgccaactgtaaatgctgttattgtgaagtggaaatgcgttctctggagtgatgaatcacgcttcaccatctggcagtccgacagactaatctgggtttggcggatgccaacagaacgctacctgccccaatgcatagtgccaactgtaaagtttggtgaaggaggaataatggtctgtggctgtttttcatggttcgggctaggccccttagttccagtgaagggaaatcttaacgctatagcatacaatgacattctagacgatttctatgcttccaactttgtggcaacagtttggggaaggccctttcctgtttcagcatgacaatgaccctgtgcacaaagcaaggtccatacagaaatggtttgttaatattagtgtggaagaacttgactggcctgcacagagccctgacctcaaccccatctaacaccttagggatgaattggaacaccgattGCATGCCTAATTgcacaacatcagtgcccgacctcactaatgctcttgtggctgaatggaagcaagtccccacagtaaTGTttcagcatctagtggaaagccttcccagaagagtggaggctgttattgcagcaaagggCATAcctactccatattaatgcccatgattttggaacaagatgttcgacgagcaggcgTCCACATACTTTGGGCCATGAAGTGTATTTACTTCATGATCACAACATAACAAAAGTTGTTTTGTTAAGATCACATGGTAAACTCAAGATAGGAGTGGACATAGTGATGATAGATGGACAGCAGTGTCCATAGTGCACCAAAGGCAGTAGGACTCTACAAAGATCTAAGACCTTCGAGTAGAGCATTATCTGTTGTAAGTAGCCATGTGCTACTGTATAGGCCTGGGTCTTCGTATCAAAGCTCCAGCAATAAATGGCCAACAATGGCAAACTGAGGAATTCCAAACAAACTGCAGGTGTTACAGTAGAGTATGTGTCTAGTCAGTGAAATGATTTGTATGACCGGAGGAGCTGTCCTTCAGCACCACAACATTTTGCCCACCATTTGGGGCTGAAATAACCATTAGACTGTATTCTACATTAAATGTTTGAGTATTTAGAAACCTCAACATGTGATTCACTTCGCCTGTTTTGCTGTTAAAAATGTTCTGTACTACCTGTTAATTGTTATTTGTGACTGCGTTTTTTCTTCTATTGAGAGGCTGACCTCTCTGTTAAAACTATTTACGagattaaaatacatttttattggtAGTTTGATAATCTTTCATTGGTAGTCTGAAACCACAGACCTGGATGTTAACGTTTCTTGCACTGAACATTGCACAATCAATCAATTTAAAATAGAAGTGCGACCCCACCTTTTGCATGCCTTTAAAATGTGATTGTAGTGGAGCCAAATCTGGAAGACATCTATAACTGACAGACATAATGACGTTTTTGCAAGTGTTAATCACTGATCAAAATAAAAAACGGATGCACCGTGGGCTCTGCCTCAGCCATAGTCAATCTATCATCAATAAGTCCACTCCTATTTATAGTTTATCTCCTGATCTTGACAAAAATaacttttgttatttttttataaagAAAAACATTATCTTCTGATCTCGACAAAACGAgggcatatttatttatttatttatttatatatcctcTCTGGACTGTCATAGGCCAGAGCGTTTGCACCTGTGGTGAATACGCATTGAGTATGGGACAAGAAGAAAGTAaaactgtgtgtgtcagtcacgtACTTTCACTCTCATGGTGTCTAAGGTCTTTGGCATGACTTCATACTGAGCAACAACTTTTGTCGGACACAACAGTTGTGGCAGGATGTATACAGCTACCGACGGAATTGATGCATAAATCgtcaaaaaaactttttttttgtattttcggGGAGAACGTTAACGAACCCTAAAACGAACTattgtcctaaccttaacctaattgtCCTAACCTGCTACCTgctgcgtaagttctcctaacctgctacgaaaagtaaATGTCCTTTGCTTTATACAATCTAGTCCTCACCAGGAGCTCAATTATAACCGTATAATACATTTAATACATATCTGCGTGTGCCATTTCTGAAAAGACTGCACAAGCAGGCTACAGGCCTACTTACAGTGGTAGTCTATACACTTCAATGCAAAATATCAACTGTCTATTCAACTGTTAAATTCTACTGTAAGTTATAAACCTCGCTTCCTTTCTGATGCAAAAACTTGAAATTACAATATCCAATAGGCACAATGAGAGATGTGCATGGTAATTCGCTGTATGGCTACTTCGGGAATATGAACTCATCATGGCCAGCAAAGGTGAGGAATTTATTCTACAATGGttataatactgtatatgtaCATTGTTAATAAATTAAATATTGTCTACTGAAGAAATGTAACATTACATTATTCAGATGCAGTAGCCTACAAATGTCAATGGAAAAGGTGAACCGTCTGTTCTAC encodes:
- the LOC127914297 gene encoding uncharacterized protein LOC127914297 isoform X10, which translates into the protein MSGGNRGDRSGSNREDMSGGNRRDRSGGNRGDRSGSNREDMSGGNRRDRSGGNRGDRSGSNREDMSGGNRRDRSGGNRGDRSGSNREDMSGGNREDMSGGNRGDRSGSNREDMSGSNREDMSGVNRRDRSGGNRGDRSGGNRGDRSGSNMSGSNREDRLGSNMEDRSGSNMEGRSGSNMEDRSGSNMEDRSGSNMEDRSGSNMEDRSGSNMEDMSGSNMEDRSGSNMEDRSGSNMEDRSGSNMEDRSGSNMEDRSGSNMEDRSGSNMEDRSGSNMEDRSGSNMEDRSGSNMEDRSGSNMEDRSGSNMEDRSGSNMEDRSGSNMEDRSGSNMEDRSGSNMEDRSGSNMEDRSGSNMEDMSGSNMEDRSGSNMEDRSGSNMEDRSGSNMEDMSGSNREDMSIQQRE
- the LOC127914297 gene encoding uncharacterized protein LOC127914297 isoform X12, which translates into the protein MSGGNRGDRSGSNREDMSGGNRRDRSGGNRGDRSGSNREDMSGGNRRDRSGGNRGDRSGSNREDMSGGNRRDRSGGNRGDRSGSNREDMSGGNREDMSGGNRGDRSGSNREDMSGSNREDMSGVNRRDRSGGNRGDRSGGNRGDRSGSNMSGSNREDRLGSNMEDRSGSNMEGRSGSNMEDMSGSNMEDRSGSNMEDRSGSNMEDMSGSNMEDRSGSNMEDRSGSNMEDRSGSNMEDRSGSNMEDRSGSNMEDRSGSNMEDRSGSNMEDRSGSNMEDRSGSNMEDRSGSNMEDRSGSNMEDRSGSNMEDRSGSNMEDRSGSNMEDRSGSNMEDRSGSNMEDRSGSNMEDMSGSNMEDRSGSNMEDRSGSNMEDRSGSNMEDMSGSNREDMSIQQRE
- the LOC127914297 gene encoding uncharacterized protein LOC127914297 isoform X25, whose amino-acid sequence is MSGGNRGDRSGSNREDMSGGNRRDRSGGNRGDRSGSNREDMSGGNRRDRSGGNRGDRSGSNREDMSGGNRRDRSGGNRGDRSGSNREDMSGGNREDMSGGNRGDRSGSNREDMSGSNREDMSGVNRRDRSGGNRGDRSGGNRGDRSGSNMSGSNREDRLGSNMEDRSGSNMEGRSGSNMEDMSGSNMEDRSGSNMEDRSGSNMEDRSGSNMEDRSGSNMEDRSGSNMEDRSGSNMEDRSGSNMEDRSGSNMEDRSGSNMEDRSGSNMEDRSGSNMEDMSGSNMEDRSGSNMEDRSGSNMEDRSGSNMEDMSGSNREDMSIQQRE
- the LOC127914297 gene encoding uncharacterized protein LOC127914297 isoform X17 is translated as MSGGNRGDRSGSNREDMSGGNRRDRSGGNRGDRSGSNREDMSGGNRRDRSGGNRGDRSGSNREDMSGGNRRDRSGGNRGDRSGSNREDMSGGNREDMSGGNRGDRSGSNREDMSGSNREDMSGVNRRDRSGGNRGDRSGGNRGDRSGSNMSGSNREDRLGSNMEDRSGSNMEGRSGSNMEDMSGSNMEDRSGSNMEDRSGSNMEDRSGSNMEDRSGSNMEDRSGSNMEDRSGSNMEDRSGSNMEDRSGSNMEDRSGSNMEDRSGSNMEDRSGSNMEDRSGSNMEDRSGSNMEDRSGSNMEDRSGSNMEDRSGSNMEDRSGSNMEDRSGSNMEDMSGSNMEDRSGSNMEDRSGSNMEDRSGSNMEDMSGSNREDMSIQQRE